The sequence below is a genomic window from Patescibacteria group bacterium.
TACCCTCTACAACAAAATCCATATAATACTTGCCAATTAATCTATCGAGATAGAAAATTCTTACAGGAAATTCACTTTTAAAACTTATCCCTTGATCTTTAAATTCTTCCGCATATGCCCGATGATAAACCTTTTCCCGATAACCAAACCCCAATTCGTTATAAACTTTAAATGAAATCCCAATAATCTTCTCCGTCAAATCTTCGTATAAAAACTCTTCCATACAAAATTTTTAAATGCAAATTATAATTTATAGTATCTGTGAGCAGAATCAATGGTTCTTAAATCTGTGCAATCAGTGAATCAAATCAGTGGTTCCGTTATCCTATTTAAGTAATTTTCTTACTGCCTCAATTATTCCTTTAGTGTTCAAACCATATTTATCCAAAAGTTCTTTTCCCGTTCCCGATTCCCCAAATTTATCAGGCATACCAATTATTTTCATGGCTACTGGATAATTTTGCGCCAAAACTTCTGCCACTGCGCTGCCTAATCCCCCATTTACCTGATGATCTTCAATTGTCACGACCCGATTTGTCTTTTTAGCTGACTTAATGATTGTCTGCTTATCAATTGGTTTAATTGTATGGCAATTAATCACTTCTGCGCTAATTTTCTGTTTAGCTAATTCATCAGCAACCAAGAGAGCATCATAAACCAAGGCACCGCAAGCAATAATTGTAATATCTTTTCCAGCGCGCAAAATTTCTGCGTGGCTGATTTTAAATTTTGAATTTTTATTTGTAATGACAGGACTTTTGTCCCTGCCATAGCGAATATAAACAGGACCTTTGAATTTTGCAGCTGCCAAAACTGCTTTTTTTGTTTCCTCATAATCACAAGGTGCAATTACAATCATATTGGGTAAAACTCGCATTAAAGCTATATCCTCTAAAGCCTGATGAGTGGCACCATCTTCGCCAACATTTAAACCAGCATGAGAACTGACTATTTTAACATTGGCATTATTATAGCAAACTGAAAGGCGAATTTGTTCCCAATTTGTGCCAGGTGAAAAGACCGCAAATGAACAGATGAAAGGAATTTTCCCTTCCAAAGCCAAACCAGCTGCGACTCCTGCCATATTTTGTTCAGCGACACCAACTTCAATAAATCGACTTTGATATTTTTTCCCAAATTCAAGACAACGAGTTGATTCAGCTAAATCAGCGCTGACAACTACCACATTTTTATTCTTTTTACCCAAAACCAAAAGCGCCGTGCCCAACCCATCTCGGCAAGCCTTTAATTCTGGCTGTTTTGTTATTTGTGATTTGATCATTGGATACTGTACTAATTACTAATTTTTAATTTATAATTTTAAAATAATTTCTAATGTTATAATTTTAAAATTTAGACATTAAATCATTTACTAAAAATTAATCATTTAATCATTAGATCATTGATTAAAAATTAAAAATTTATAATTAAAAATTAAACACAAGCAATATAGACCTAACGGCTCAATTCCTCAAGTGCTTTTTCTGCCTCAATTTTTGATGGAGCTTTCCCGTGCCAGTTATAATCATTTTCCATAAAACTCACGCCTTTGCCGGGAATTGTGTGGGCGATTATAACTTTTGGCTTACCTTTTGTTTTTTTTGCCTTAATTAAGGCAGCCAAAATTTCTTTCATATTATTGCCATCAATTTGCTGCACATGCCATTTAAAAGCTAAATATTTTTGATGCAAATGAGTCAAGGGCATTATTTTTTCAGTAAACCCGTCAATCTGAATCATATTGCGGTCTAAAATAAAAATTAAATTATCCAATTTGTATTTGGCAGCTGTCATGATTGCTTCCCAGGTTTCGCCTTCATCATGTTCTCCGTCACTAGTTACGCAATAAATAAAATGTTTTTGTTTATTCATTTTCGCAGCCAAGGCCTTACCCACTGCCACTGAAACTCCTTGACCAAGTGGGCCTGAAGAACTTTCTAAAGCTGGCAGATCAAGATATGAAGGATGGCCTTGTAGTTTAGACCCTAATTTACGCAAGGTTTTTAACCAAGACAAAGGGAAATAACCAGCCCTAGCCATGGCAGCATATCTAATTGGGCAAATATGGCCACATGATAAAATCAAACGATCTCTTTTGTCCCACAGCAGCTTTTTCGGGTCATGATTTAAAACATTAAAATATAAAGCGCTAAAAACATCAGCCATGCCTAAAGGACCCGCTGTATGGCCACTCCCTGCCTCAACCAGCATTTTAATCACATCTTGACGCAAAGTATTGGCCATTTTCTTAAGTTGTGCTAGGTTATATTTTTTCATTTTTATTAAAATACTCTCTATTTCTAAAAAGATAAATACTGCAGATGCCAAAAATAAATTTAGTTATAAATATACCGTTTAATAATGATATTTCTTCATAATAACCGTAAAGAAACAAAAATATAATTTTAAAAATTTCCCAAAAGAATAAAAATAAAGCCGGAATAATTACAAAGTATAGAGCCCAATTTCTTAATCTGTACAAAAAAATTCCTCCTATAAAACAATAAATAACAATTGCTATTGATTCAATAATCATTTCAAATAATGCTGGAAAATAATTTATAAAAACATCATACTTTATTATCAAATAAATAGTAGCAAGAAAATAAACAATACCAACAAATAATAAAATAACTGCAAAAATTCTGGCGAATTTATTAACATTTTTTATTTTATTCATATATTTATATTTCTTCATCTTTATTTCTAGAAAATAACATTTACTATTTAGGTTGCACTAAACAATTAGACCAATGATCCACACCCCAGGCGCTTGAATATCTCTCATATTTTCCACCAACATAATCGCAGACAACTTTACTCGGAACTCCTTTATAAAATTGTTTATAACATGACGGCTCTTCTTGTTTAGACCCTTGGGGCTGAAGATTATCTGAAGACAAATTGCATACATATGCTTCGTATGTCTCAACTTTAAAATTTGCTAAAAAAAAATTTTATTTCAATATTATTTGAAAGTAAGGTTAACAGAGTGAATAATATAATTAAAATTACAAATAAAATCGCGTAAAATTTTATTGAAATAATTTCAGAACCTTTTTTAAATAATAAATAAATACTCAATGGTATCAAGCCGAGCAGGCAAAAGATGCTTAAAGGCAAAACAATGGCCAATACACTTTCATATGTTATAAAATTCGCTGATGCAGTAAAATGTGTATTCTGTAATATTTTAGCTAATAAAGATAAGGAGACAAAGTCAATAGTAAAAAAAATTAGTCCTAAGGCAATTTTTTGAGAAAAATTTATTTTTGGCTTGCCAGTTAATATATATATTACAGCTAAGACAGCTAGAACTATTAGCAATGGAATTTGGGCCAAAAAAAGTAAAAAAATCCAACCTTTTATAATAATGAATAGAATGATTAGGCCCAGAACTACACCAGCAAACCATTTACCAATTAAATGATAATTAATTTTTAATTGACCTTTAATTTTTTGCTGGATCAAATAAATAATTATAAAAACAAAGCACACAATAATAAAGATTAATGCTGGCCATGACAGAATAACGATCCAGTCTTTAACAAAATCAACAGCCGCTAATATCAAGCTGTCAGTGGATAATATTTTAAAAAATTGCAATAAAACAAAAACCACTGGGAGAAATATAGCGATTAAAATTTTACTCAAATACTTCATAAATTTAAATATTACTAATTATTTTTTTCAATATTCTTCTGATGATATTCTTCAATTATTTTGGCATATACTTTTTCATAGCCGGTAACCATTTTCCCCACGCTAAAATAAGTCTCTGCCCGCTTTCTGGTTTCTTCTCTGCTGATTTTATCAATCTTGTTAATAGCCTTCACCATATCAGCAACGCTTTTAACAATGTAGCCGGAGTGGCAATGGGATATAACTTCCGGCACAGCGCCGTTTCGCCAGCCAATGACGGGAGTGCCACAGGACATGGCTTCAATCATTACCAGGCCAAAAGATTCATTATATTGAGTCGGAAATAATACCGCCTTAGCATTTTTCAAATATTTAATTTTTTCTTCCAATCCAGCCTCGCCCACATATTTAATAGTTTCGCCGTCAATATTTTTTTCAATTTTTTCATGCCAATAGCCTTCCTGCGAATAGCTTGTACCTGCAATAATAAGTTTAACATTAGCGCCTTTAGCTGCTTCAATTGCCAAATGCACGCCTTTTTCTTCAGTAATCCTGCCCAGATACAAAAAATAATCTTTGGGGTTGGGATTAAAAGCGAATTTTTTCAAATCCAAGCCATGATAAATATTAGCCACCCAATTTAATTCAGGGGCCAATTTGCGCTGGGCAAGAGAAAAAGAGATGTAATTATTATTTTTAAAAAATTTAAGGATCTTTTTTGTTTCGCTGTCAATCGGACTATGGATTGATTGAACAGTCGGCACATGCGCCAAATAGGAATAAAAAGAAGATAACAGAGTAAAATGAGCGTGAATGATGTCAAAATTATCGCTATTTTTATAACATTTGGATAATAATAAATTCAAATAATTCCTTTTTAAATTATCGGAAATAGCCATTTTGGCGACTGAATATTTATTAATATATTCCAATTTTGCCTTGGTTACAGAATTGCCGGCCGCATATAAGCTCACCTGATGCCCATGGTCAACCAAATGATCAGTCAAATACGCAACATGCGAATAAATGCCTCGATTTGAATTCGGCGAAACCGCATAAAAATTTGAAGCTACTTGTGCTATTCTCATAAGTTTAGTAATAAATTAATTCATTAACTGCTAATTTTTAAAGAGCTGCAAATAGGCATCAAAAATATATTTTTTATCATGTTTTTTATTTAAATTTGAAAACATTTTATTTATCTTAGCAAATGAAACAGCCTTGCTAATTTTTTTAATTCTGCCGATTACTGCTTTTGGCTTAGCAAAATCAACAATCAAGTCAGCGCAGTGGTTTCTACGATATTCATTGACCCAGCCGACATTTGGCGATATTAAGGTAATTTTTCCTTCATTCGCGGCTTCAATCACTACATTCGGCGAAACATCAAAATGCGAGGGCAAAATTAACAAGTCCATTTTTTGTAAAAATTTAATAATATGATTATAATCCATTGGCGCAATAACTTCAACCAAATTTCGGTACTGCTTTTTAAAATCAGATCTCACGGCTGTTTCCGGTATTTTAGTGACGGAATAAATTTTCCATGGCAATCCGTTTTTTCTTAACGCCTTGGCCAGTTTCAAAATTGCTTCATGATTTTTAATTCTGTCCCAACGGGCAATCGCTCCAATTTTTAAGGATTTATCACTATTGAATGCTTTAAACTTTGGCCGAATATTTTTTTTGCCGGAAAATGGCAAAGGAATCACGAAAGCTTTTTCCGATGGCACTTTGCGAACAAGTTTAAAATAAGTCTGCTTGCTAAACTCATTCAAAAAAATTTCAACTGCCACCGAATCAGTAATATCTTTTTCCATTTGCAACAGTAATTTTCTACCCCAGGGTGAAAAAAAATCAGCATAGATATTTATTTCCTTGGCCAAAATTCCCGCATGCTGAATCACGATTTTCTTATTTTCATCAAAAGCAGCCTTCAAAATTATCCAATTAAAAATAGAAAATCCATTAAGAAAAATGATGTCGGGCTTAAACTTTTTTATTATCCTGCGAATTTGCTCAATAACGGGCTGTAAAATCTTTCCTGGGTCAACTTTGGTTTTTGCATCACAAACCGCCTTAATTAATTTTTGATCCATTGACACCAGCCAAAAAAATTTGCCTTTGCGTTTTATCTGCTTAATTTTTATATTTGAATCTGCACTGGCAACAAGAGAAATCCCCTGCCAAATATTTTTCTTATTTATCGCGTAATCTGAAAATTCTTTGGCAAACCTGGCCGGTCCACCTGTAGAAACTTTATCAGCCAGAAAATTAGATCTATAATCATTGGAAAATATTATCATAATTCTTATTTTCTATTCAAACTTGCCAGCGCTCGTTTAATATCATTTGGCCGGCTCAAAGCTTCACCCATGGCTAAAATATTTGCGCCTGCATTAATAATTTCCCCTGCATTTTCTAGATTAACTCCTCCATCAACTTCAATGTCCAATTTAGGATAAGCTTTTCTAATCTCTTTAATTTTATTTAAAACTTTAGGCTGAAATTTTTGTCCGCCCCACCCAGGTTCAACTCCTAAAATTAAAATCAAATCAAGAATTGGCAAAAATTTCTTAAAGATCTCAAACTTAGTTTCTGGATTAACCGCCAAGCCAACCTTAATTTTGTGCTTTCTCAAATAATCAATCAGACCCAAAATTTTTTTATCATTTTTAACTGCCTCGTAATGAAAAAATATTTTTTTAACTTTTTTAAAATTTTGCCATTTTTTTATAACTTTTAACGGATCATTGACCATTAAATGCAATTCTAAATCAGCGCTAAAAATTAAGCTTTTTATCTTATCAATATCGAAAAATGTTTTATTTTTTACAAATTCGCCATCTGCGCAGTCAATTTGCACTAAATCAAAATACTCATCCAGTTTTTCCAGTTTTGACTTAAATTCTGCAAAAGATTGAGTTAATAACGTTGGAACTAGTTGTATCTTTTTTTTCATGGATATAAAACCATTATTTTCAGCCGAAGGCTGATCAGCCTCTGGCTGAAAATTCCTTATTCTCAATTAGTTTAATTTTTCTCACTCGTCGTTGATGCCTGGCCGCTCTTGAAAAAGGCGTATTTAACCAGGTTTTAATAATTTTTTGAGCTAAATCTTTTTTTAAATTCCAGCCAGATAAGCACAAGACATTGGCATCATTATGTTCGCGTGACAAAACAGCATCATAGGTTTTATCAAGAGAGACAGCTCTCACGCCTTTTACTTTATTAGCTACAATACAAACCCCAAAAGAACTGCCACAAATTAAAATCCCCCGATTTTGAGGATTTTTAGCCACAGCCTTGGCAACTTTATAACCGAATTCTGGATAATCATCATTTTTATCCAATTTAAAATTACCCAGATCAATAAATTTAATTTTTCGGGTTTGAAAATATTTTTTAATTTGTTCTTTGAGCTTAAATCCTGCGTGATCTGCTCCCAAATAAACCATTTGTCTAATTTTAAATTATAAATTTTTAATTTTTAATCAATTATTAAATGACTAAATTTTAAATTATTCTTCCAATAATTAAAATTTTAAATTTAGACTTTAGCCTTTTCACAATTCAACTGTCTCCCCTTCATTAACTTTCTTTGCATCCCCCAGCAAGTCAACTGACGGCATTTTTTCTTTTTTAGGCAGCTCCTCTTTCTTTACAATTTTAACTTCAGGTTCCTTCTTAACCTCCTTGCTTTTATCTATAGTGAGTTCTGGCTTAACTACTTTTATTTCCGACTCTTTTACTGGCTCTTTTGGTTTTTCCACTTTATTTTCAAGAGTTGGCTTCTTTTCCATATCCTCCCTAGCCTTTTTATCCACCATAGCTTTCCTGACTTCCGTAGCTTTTTTATCAGCCATAGCTTTAGCGTCGGCTGAAGCGTAGGAAGTAGCGGAGGTGGAGGCGAAGGAGGGCTTAATTGCCTCATTTTTAATTTCTGGCATTTTAATTTCTTTTGGTTTTTCTACGGGTTTTATCTCCACCTTAATCTTTGGGGTCTCAATTTTAGCTTTCTCTGGCTTTTCTAAAATAGGCTTGGCCGGTTCAGCTTTAACTTCTTGGACTTTCAACGCCTTAATCTCTGGCTTGAAAATTTCTTTTGGCTTGGCCATTGGTTTTATTTCTGCTTTAATTACAGGCTTTGACTCGGCCATGACTCTTGGTTTTTCAACTTTTTTTTCATCTTTCTTAATTTCTGGTTTATCTGGCTTCTCTGTCGGATTAGCTTTAATTTCCCATGGTTTAACTATTTCCTTTTTCCAAGCCTCGTCTTTTTGTTGCCCTTCTTCCCCTTTTTGCTCCTTTCTCCCGTTTTGCCCTTCTTTTATCGGCTTACCCCCAAAATCCACTGTTTGTTTTTTTATTTCAACCAAAGAAACGGGCGGCTTTTCAACCTTTTTAATATCCTCCGAAGCCTTGGCGAAGGAGGACATTTTAATGTCACCGCGACGCGCTTTTTTCAAACAATCCTTACAATAAACTGGCCTAACATTATCAGGCTTAAATGGCACCTCAACTTCATTTCCGCAATTATAACAAAGAGCCTGATACTTTGGCCCGGTTGAAGATTTTGACATTTCTTCTTCATTTTTTTTGCCAATAGGCCGTTCTTCTCTTCTACCTTCCTGTCTTTTGGCAAAAACATCAACTGTGACGCCTGACTCCCTATCTTTGTCAGTTAATTTTGCCTCGGCTTTGTTACCAGAACTCCAGCGCATTATTTTATCTTCTACCACATCACGCGGTTTAGTATAGCGCTCACGCGAGGCACGAATAGCTTTTTCTTCATTACCCAAAGATTCGCCATAAACCGGGGGCAAGCCTTTGGCTGAAAAAGGCTCTGAGGTTACGCCATCAATCATCAACTTTGTATAAAAATTATATTTCGGCAAATTAACTAAATCTTCTGGCAAAATATTTGGCGCAAATTCATTTTCCAAAAATTCAGCATCTTCTGCTCCCACGCGAAAACAAATAATGGTGCCCACATTGCCAAAAACAGCAGGCTTAACCACTTC
It includes:
- a CDS encoding glycosyltransferase family 4 protein, whose product is MIIFSNDYRSNFLADKVSTGGPARFAKEFSDYAINKKNIWQGISLVASADSNIKIKQIKRKGKFFWLVSMDQKLIKAVCDAKTKVDPGKILQPVIEQIRRIIKKFKPDIIFLNGFSIFNWIILKAAFDENKKIVIQHAGILAKEINIYADFFSPWGRKLLLQMEKDITDSVAVEIFLNEFSKQTYFKLVRKVPSEKAFVIPLPFSGKKNIRPKFKAFNSDKSLKIGAIARWDRIKNHEAILKLAKALRKNGLPWKIYSVTKIPETAVRSDFKKQYRNLVEVIAPMDYNHIIKFLQKMDLLILPSHFDVSPNVVIEAANEGKITLISPNVGWVNEYRRNHCADLIVDFAKPKAVIGRIKKISKAVSFAKINKMFSNLNKKHDKKYIFDAYLQLFKN
- a CDS encoding ribulose-phosphate 3-epimerase, which codes for MRIRNFQPEADQPSAENNGFISMKKKIQLVPTLLTQSFAEFKSKLEKLDEYFDLVQIDCADGEFVKNKTFFDIDKIKSLIFSADLELHLMVNDPLKVIKKWQNFKKVKKIFFHYEAVKNDKKILGLIDYLRKHKIKVGLAVNPETKFEIFKKFLPILDLILILGVEPGWGGQKFQPKVLNKIKEIRKAYPKLDIEVDGGVNLENAGEIINAGANILAMGEALSRPNDIKRALASLNRK
- a CDS encoding transketolase family protein; this translates as MIKSQITKQPELKACRDGLGTALLVLGKKNKNVVVVSADLAESTRCLEFGKKYQSRFIEVGVAEQNMAGVAAGLALEGKIPFICSFAVFSPGTNWEQIRLSVCYNNANVKIVSSHAGLNVGEDGATHQALEDIALMRVLPNMIVIAPCDYEETKKAVLAAAKFKGPVYIRYGRDKSPVITNKNSKFKISHAEILRAGKDITIIACGALVYDALLVADELAKQKISAEVINCHTIKPIDKQTIIKSAKKTNRVVTIEDHQVNGGLGSAVAEVLAQNYPVAMKIIGMPDKFGESGTGKELLDKYGLNTKGIIEAVRKLLK
- a CDS encoding glycosyltransferase family 4 protein, whose amino-acid sequence is MRIAQVASNFYAVSPNSNRGIYSHVAYLTDHLVDHGHQVSLYAAGNSVTKAKLEYINKYSVAKMAISDNLKRNYLNLLLSKCYKNSDNFDIIHAHFTLLSSFYSYLAHVPTVQSIHSPIDSETKKILKFFKNNNYISFSLAQRKLAPELNWVANIYHGLDLKKFAFNPNPKDYFLYLGRITEEKGVHLAIEAAKGANVKLIIAGTSYSQEGYWHEKIEKNIDGETIKYVGEAGLEEKIKYLKNAKAVLFPTQYNESFGLVMIEAMSCGTPVIGWRNGAVPEVISHCHSGYIVKSVADMVKAINKIDKISREETRKRAETYFSVGKMVTGYEKVYAKIIEEYHQKNIEKNN
- a CDS encoding GxxExxY protein, coding for MEEFLYEDLTEKIIGISFKVYNELGFGYREKVYHRAYAEEFKDQGISFKSEFPVRIFYLDRLIGKYYMDFVVEGKVVVELKIANDFYTKDVKQVLSYLKANNLRLGLLIIFNKDGVKVKRIIN
- a CDS encoding CxxC-x17-CxxC domain-containing protein, producing the protein MSEERLQMHKAMQAGVTPFAVTTFRNRERVFGIKIDDRRRHVYVIGKTGMGKTTLIENMVYSDIIAGHGVCYVDPHGDTAEKMLGWIPSNRINDVIYFNPSDINFPISFNVLEKVAPEYRHLISSGLIGVFKKQWADSWGPRLEYILRNAILALLEYPDSTLLGINRILVDKVYRKKVVDKVQDPVVRSFWLDEFTKWNDRVLQEVISPIQNKVGQFLSTALIRNIVGQVRSSIDLRKVMDEGKILILNLSKGRIGEDASALLGAMMVTKIQLSAMSRVDIQEDIRKDFYLYVDEFQNFATDSFANILSEARKYRLNLIIAHQYIEQLGEVVKPAVFGNVGTIICFRVGAEDAEFLENEFAPNILPEDLVNLPKYNFYTKLMIDGVTSEPFSAKGLPPVYGESLGNEEKAIRASRERYTKPRDVVEDKIMRWSSGNKAEAKLTDKDRESGVTVDVFAKRQEGRREERPIGKKNEEEMSKSSTGPKYQALCYNCGNEVEVPFKPDNVRPVYCKDCLKKARRGDIKMSSFAKASEDIKKVEKPPVSLVEIKKQTVDFGGKPIKEGQNGRKEQKGEEGQQKDEAWKKEIVKPWEIKANPTEKPDKPEIKKDEKKVEKPRVMAESKPVIKAEIKPMAKPKEIFKPEIKALKVQEVKAEPAKPILEKPEKAKIETPKIKVEIKPVEKPKEIKMPEIKNEAIKPSFASTSATSYASADAKAMADKKATEVRKAMVDKKAREDMEKKPTLENKVEKPKEPVKESEIKVVKPELTIDKSKEVKKEPEVKIVKKEELPKKEKMPSVDLLGDAKKVNEGETVEL
- a CDS encoding transketolase, which produces MKKYNLAQLKKMANTLRQDVIKMLVEAGSGHTAGPLGMADVFSALYFNVLNHDPKKLLWDKRDRLILSCGHICPIRYAAMARAGYFPLSWLKTLRKLGSKLQGHPSYLDLPALESSSGPLGQGVSVAVGKALAAKMNKQKHFIYCVTSDGEHDEGETWEAIMTAAKYKLDNLIFILDRNMIQIDGFTEKIMPLTHLHQKYLAFKWHVQQIDGNNMKEILAALIKAKKTKGKPKVIIAHTIPGKGVSFMENDYNWHGKAPSKIEAEKALEELSR
- the rpiB gene encoding ribose 5-phosphate isomerase B; translation: MVYLGADHAGFKLKEQIKKYFQTRKIKFIDLGNFKLDKNDDYPEFGYKVAKAVAKNPQNRGILICGSSFGVCIVANKVKGVRAVSLDKTYDAVLSREHNDANVLCLSGWNLKKDLAQKIIKTWLNTPFSRAARHQRRVRKIKLIENKEFSARG